Genomic window (Psilocybe cubensis strain MGC-MH-2018 chromosome 1, whole genome shotgun sequence):
AGTGATGAGTAGTGAGCCCGACGCGCGAGCTTTTCAATGACACTTCAGGCAGATGACAATGACGAATGTAGACCTATGTAGACTGCCCTCGTGATCCTTTTACATTTACGACAAGCGACAAGCGAGTCGGAAGTCCGTGTGACTCTGTGCACCGACCTCAGCTTGACGAGCGCCTCTTTTCGCTAACATTCCACCAGCCAAGGGTATTATTTCGCACCTATTTAGTTAATGGTCTGCAACCAAAAACTCCAAGGGAACGCCTATCCATCCTAGCCAATACTTGTGTAGGTCAATGGGTTTCATTTTACTCACGGCACTTATCGAACCTTCAGTTTGCTGGAGGAtattatttttttcaagCGATTGAATCATCACCCTAGCGAATGCTTTTGTCGGTTAGATCTTTCTTCAGTCTCACCAAACAACCCCACACATCGACCGCTGGAGCTCTAAAACAAAGGGCACATTCAAACCCGACAGACGAGGTTGATCCTCCTCCAGAAGTCAAGGTCACCAAACCAGATTTGGAACAGTTCAAACCTCAATCATGCCACTGCGGTCATCAACAACCTGAATTTTGTCCATATTGTGAATATGACCTTTCGATTCAAGTGGAAAGAGCCATTTCTTTAGTAAATGGGACACGCCCGGATATTGGTGAACCGACCAATTATGCCCAGATGGATGGGGCAGACGGCCCTCCTAGACGTCGAAAGTTACGCAAAACAAAATCTGTTTACTCACGATTAGATTTTGCAAAGTTAGACAACAAGACAAGCATCGCAATGCGTCCAAATTCGATGGTTTCCAATAATTCAAGGACACCTCTGCTCGATGACGAACAACCATCAAAATCATATTATCCTACACTTCCATCAGAGCGTAAAACTCCAAACAAGTTGGAAAAACGAGGACGTCCACGCACTGGCTCTCTACCCACCATGCGACACTCCACATTAAGTGATATATCGAACAATTTTACCCCGCAGCGTCCCATTAAAACcgtaaaatcaaaatcattCCTAAATGTGAGTAAATCATAATCAATCTGGAGGTTATTAAATGACAACATGGTTAATAAGTCCAGAGCTATCCGTTCGTTTGGGCCGCGCCCAAATCCCATATCAAAGAGCATTGAAACCGACGCTTTGGTTGCTCTTGCATGGACTGGGCAAGCATTATCCACATCTTCCCCATTTCCTACACCTGGTTCGAATAGCTCTTATTCGCCGTGTTCTGGATCGAGTTCCTTCTTGCTTTCTGCCACTTCATCCATCTCTGAGAATCAGTTATATCCCTCCACCAACTTGTTGTCGCCGGGTCTCACTGATGACAAGCGTCGGTCCGTTCTTCGTAAACCAAAAGACCCCAACGATGCCAAGCTTGCTCCCAGACCCTGGACCCTTGCAATGGTAATAACCGATGATGGTGTCACAGATGAAAGACTTGTGAAAGACTTAGAGCAAATGCGAATCAAAGACCCGTCCATTGACACATCAATTATACCCGACAGATACCCTTTTCCTGAACGTTTCTTTGCGGACTATCAAACGCAACTCTACGACTCATTAGCGGAATACCCGCTTCAATCTGGAGAAGCAATACCAGATCCTATTTCTCCATCTGATGCGTCCTGGACATCTGCCCGTCAGGCGTTACTGTTATGCCGTGAATTGGTTCGTACGGAGCGTCGGTATGTGTCATCTCTGAAGGTCTTGATTACAAATGGAACAAGTACACCTCCCCCATCACAAATGCTCCCTTATTTGCCTAGTCTAATCTCAGCAAGCGAATCTCTTCTGGTCCTCATGGAGGAAAACCCCAGTGTACAAGGCGTATCCCAGGCATTCTTGGCTTGTAATAATCAATTAGCAGAAGCTTTTATCAACTGGTGCGGCATTGTTGGCCAGTTTTTCGACTCTGATGATGGCGTTAAGAATAAAGGCAACCTAGAGGATACTGCAGATATTCATAAAAACTTTGTGCAACCCCCTATATCACCTCGACGAGTCCTTTCTGTAGAAAGCGTACTACCAATTGTTGTTACGGAACCCAACAAGATACGTAAAAACACCAAGGCAAGGCCTAGCGTTCGCGACCTGGCAATTTTACCAACACAGCGTATCATGCGCTACGTATTGTTATTCAAAGGTCTGCATGTTTAATGATTAATTTGCACAACTATTATTAATTTCTGACTTGTTTTGCAGAACTTCGAGCCCTTACACCGGCGTCATATACCTCGTCTTCCTTTGTCCAACTTGCGGTTCAAGCTGCCGAATCGATAGCTCAGTCAGCTGATGAGGCTCAACGGCATACATCCTTCGTACAACCAACCAATCAATAGTCAAACTGTTTGCTATATGTATAGTAAAGTGTTTAATTTTTACGGCTTTGAAGCAAACTGTTGGTCTACCTATATCGTCGTCCGCCAAATACCAGCCAAGAAGTAGTCAAGAAAATGTATTGTGTATTCAGTTTGAGGTTAACTGAGCGCTCTATCTGATGATAACTTTTATAGTCCCAAGGCCCGTTACTCCAATCTGAGCATGATTGGCCGTCTCTTTTCGAATCTCCTTCGCTCCAATCCCATGACCAAATTCTGTATACCTAGGGGAATCCCTCCCACAGACAAAAAATACTGTCTACAGGCACTCCGATAGCATGTAGATTTTATCTTACCTCTTGAAGATATCCCGTTTCTAACTGCTCGTCCATCTGTTCTCTGCGTTGTGATAAGTCCCTCCGGTGACTGGTAAGCTGATTAGGCTGGTTATTAGGGTTTCCATGCATGAAATAGTGAACAAGTCTAACCGATACGCGGCATCGGATACCGGAGGATAACCGGATAATGTATTGGTCCACGATGTAGCCTACTTATCGCCAACAGGTGAGTTCTTTCAATTCATGACAGGTATTCACACGTGTGAACAGACGCAGTATCCGCCCTGTACATCTGGACGATGTTCGATGGTTTACCCACGAATACCAGCAATCTATTTAAATCGACCCCTTATGCATTCGAGAATGTGGTTATTCCCTGTATCACTTCCACCATGAACAACAACGTTAAAGCGCAACCAGCATTTAAACTCGGGGAATTCTCTATTGACGATCCCCGACCTATAAAGGTCGCCATCATTGGCGCGGGTCACAGTGGTGTGTACATTGTCAGTTTGGAAAATTTTTATGGATTAACCAATATTCCTTGAGGTATTGTTGCTGGAATCAGGTAAGCTATCCGATATTTGGCTGCATTCAGTCAAATAACTTCCACCAGGTTTCGACAACGAGTTCCAAACATGGACCTAACGATCTACGAGTCACTCCCTGCAGTAGGTGGTACTTGGTATGCCAACAGATACCCGGTGCGTGCAATTATTGTCTTATATAACTTAGTGCGGTCTAATACTACCCTATTTCAGGGCCTCCAATGTGATATTCCTTCGCATGCAGTCAGTAATGTTTTGTTCTTGGTCATGTCTGTCTTCGTTAGATGTTAATCCAATAATTTTCCAGTACCAGCCTACATTTGAGACTAATGTATGCTTTCCACCTTGAATATTCATTGTAATATGCTTATCCCTTGCAAAGACAGAATGGTCTGCATTCTATGCTTCGGGGCGAGAAATACAACAGTTTATGGAGAACATGGTTGACAAGTACCAGCTACGACCATTCATCAAATTACAACATCGACTCACGGCTGCTCATTACGCTGAAAAGTCTGGGAAATGGGAactaacaatcaaacatcCCCGTAAAGcatcaaacacaaaaaagagcCATAACTATGCGAGCCCGGTTGATCAAGAGTGGGAAGAATTTCATGATACGGTAGATATCCTATTCATTGCAGTAGGACCGTTGAGCCGCTGGACATGGCCCGATATACCTGGACTCGAGAACTTTTCTGGAACAGTCGTTCATAGCGCTGATTGGAACATTGCCGATGATGAAGCATCTTTAGGCGACAAAAGAGTTGGAGTCATTGGTGTTGTATGTATAACCTGTTCAATTCAATGCTGCTGACTACACTTCCGCAGGGTTCTTCCGCCATCCAAATTGTAGCGGCTCTCCAACCTAAAGTGAAGCATTTAGTCAATTATGTGCGAGGAAAGACCTGGATAGCTGCTATATTCAATAAACCTTCCCTGGATAGGCTCTCTCAAGACAGTTCGGTGATTAACTGCAAGTTATCATTCAAGCTTTCACTAGTGTAACAATGTCGATCTCACGAGTCAACTGCCCCCCAGACAAATTCacagacaaagacaaagaagcgTTTAAAGATCCTAAAGTTTACAATGAGTTCAGGAGGGAGATTGAAACGGATATGAATGTGATCTTCGATTTTTGACCCAGCCTATTATTGCGGTTATATGCTTACATTTGCGTGGTTAATAGCATGCTCATCCGGCTACACTACTTGGAAGTCCGCTGGAGAAAATGGCCAGGGAGGAGTTTACAGCCTCTATGCGTCAGAAATTAACAAAAAAGCCATGGATTGCAGATCATTGTTCGTCTCCCCAATGTTGCTGGATAACCCGCATTCACGTATACTCTCATCTATAGTGATCCCGGATTTTGGTGTTTGTTGTCGTAGACTTACGCCTGGGCCTGGCTACTTGGAAGCTCTGTGCGAAGATAatgtacacttacattgtGCTACTTATACTTTAATACCACTGACCTCTCTCTTTTCATGTAGGTGACATTCGTCCCGAGTCTTATAAAAAATGCCACCCCAGAGGGAATCGTCACTGTAGATGGCAAATTCGAAAAACTTGACATCATAGTTTGTGCAACAGGTATCTTTTGTTAACTTTCATTGCAAGGCATAGTCTCAGCAATACAACCCTTCCAGGATTCGAAACATCTTTTCGTCTGGATGTGGATATCAGAGGAAGAAACGGAATCTCGCTGAATGATCATCATAATCCACATCCGCGCACATATCTTTCGGTTGCGGTCGATGGCTTCCCGAATATGTTTCAAGCTTTAGGACCTAATGCGTCTGTCGGCGCAGGTAACCTTTTACTTATTATGGAACGACAGGTGGATTATGCAGTGGCAGCAACGTTAAAAATACAGAGGGAGCGCATCAAAAGCATTGAAGCTAAGTCAGAGGCCGTGGATGACTTTGATAAATATATTGACGTAAGTTCATGTGTAAATGACCTCGAAGGGTATTGATTTGTCCACAATCATAGAGCTACTTCCCTACAGTTAGTTTCGTTCTTAGGTGTTGATAAGCTAATGTAACATCCCTTTTCAGACTGTGTTCGGGACCAAATGCCGGTCATGGTACAAAGCAGGAAAAACAGAAGGGCGTGTTGTCGCATTATGGCCAGGTAAATACTTCGTTGTTAGTCGAAATTGTTCTGAATTACCATTGATTAGGTTCCCCCATACATGCTGCTCGGGCGCTTGCTCATCCGCGCTGGGAGGATTTCAACTACGAATATCTTGATCCCAGCCAAAATCGACTCCATTGGCTTGGCGACGGAAACACTGTGGCGGATAGAGACCCTAACGGCGACAGTATGAACACATCCATATCCAATAAGACACTACTTTTGAGCTGACGTCTAAAATTGCAGAAGCTTGGTACTTGCGACCTGAGAATATTGATTTTCCTCCTGGTATGATTCTTCTCTTTCCGTGGACTGTCTCAACCCTCATGTTTGCGACCAGTCCCGCAACACAAATTGTGAAGAATACAGACTTTTGCAGATTAATGTGACAAAATATCATGTTCGAATCTAGTACTATATTGTTACAGGAAAatatataaatatatatGGCATCCGTCCATACAAAAAATATTCCGAAGAAAGCCAAGAGGTTATAGAATAAAATACTCAAATCATGCCTTCATGCTGGGGAATTGCAATAGGCGTTCTCTGTCCCATAGCACTCCCAGGTCGCGCGGCAGAgcgtggaggaggaggtacGGGACTGCGTGGCGCAGGGCTCGCCCGTGCAGACCGTGGTGGTCTCTCGCGATACATATCAGCCCCATAGTTATCTCTGTCTTTGATGTTATCTCTGTCTTTGATGCTATCTGACCGCTCTCGTGTCCGGTAAGGGGTTGCGCTCATCGgcggacgaggaagaggcgAAGCAAGAGAAACGTTTGGTATATTTGCAGTTGGTGCTGAAACAGGTGTAGAAGcctgttgttgttgcacCGCCGAAACAGGTGTACGCGCACGCGCCATTGCTGAAGGAGGATGATTTGGAGCGTTTTGGcgggaagaaaagagagggGCGGTAGTGCCGTTATTAGTACCTTCCAATCGGCTGCCGATATTAGAATATGCAGAGCTGGCGCTATTGGGAGTCATAAGTTTATTCGGAGATTTGAGAGCTGCTGATTGTGGTAATGGCGGGTATAGACCATCGGAGTTACCTACTGGCGGAGGTGCGGCTTTTTCAACAAGAGGAGTAGGTGTACGACGACGGTTGATTGGTGGCGGCGCTGCAGATAGCGTGGGTATAGGCGGAGCGGGTGGCAAAACTGTTGCAGCCGGTTGTTCAACTTGCTTCGCAAGGCTAGCTGTTGACATTTCTTTTGATAGTCGATGTTCGCTGAAGGAAAATGCGGCGGCAGGCTTTAGAGGTTCTTTCGGTGTTTCCAGAAGTAGGTCATCCAAAAGGTAACGAAAATCGAGACCGTATTCTTGCAGAAGTTTTTTGCTTTGGGCATGAGTAAGCTGGATGGCGTCTTGCACAACTTTAGGTTCAACGTCCTTGGAATACACTTGTTTACGAAAAATATTGCAGTAGCTTTCGAGCTGGTGTTTAGTCCAAGTTATAAATGCTATGTAAAAGAATACGTCAGCCAATAAAATTAAGAAATACAAGAGACACTCACTGCTGGCAACTTCATTTTCCTTGAAGCTAGCCAAATACCAATCTGCTGTGTGTTTGATCCCTGTAAAGTAGACAATGGCTAACTCGCCTATATAAGTTTCAATATCACCCTCAAAACGGATTTTTCGCATCAGACTGTGAATAACTTGAGACCGCATTTCCAGAAAAGTGTTGCGAGCCGCAGCACCAGCCTTCAGACGATTAAGCAAGGTGATGAGGTTAACTACAGAGGTTTTACGGTTTGAGTGCAGGCTCAAAGATGCGAGTAGAGAAGTTATTAGCTGGCTCGTTAACGAAGGTAATTTTGAGGCAAGGAGAGGAATTACGGCGGCTTTAGCTTGTCCTGAAAGTACTTGTGAGAGGATACAGTGGAAAGGTAGGTACTTCATACCTTGCTCGACTAGATCTACGGCTTTACTCCATTCCTTGAGTGCAATAGCCACAGTCAAGCCATCAGACCACTCTCCAACCCATCGTGCGTCTCTTTCTGCTTTCTCTTTAGCATCTGTACCAATTCCAGGAATATCGCCTCCTTTTTTTGCCAGCTCAGCCATCCAGTCTGGTACAGGAGGAACAGGCGAGCTTCGCTAATCACTGCATGAGCTTGAATTATGGGAGTAGAAACTATGACTTACccccccacctccacctcctgtAACCTGCCACAAACTTTTCCGCCGTTCGTGCTCGCCTTCACGCTCCTTCCTGCGCTTCTGCGAAAGCTCCTCTGCCACTTGTCGGAATTGAGCAAGTAGACTCTTTTTATCACTGGGTGTCTCCGTCCTGTAAACATGAGTTTCCTTCCCATGACGGATTTTAAAGACATTGGTCATGTCTAGTAGTATTTGGTGAGTAATTGCGTTTGGATGATGAACGACTTACTTACTAGGCGAATCTTTGGTATCAAGTACCAGCATCTCGCTCAAAGGCCAGCACCTCTCAGCTACTAGCTTGCCCTCATTCACAGTGGagccaccaccatctcctcCAGCGTTTCTTCTTCGCCTTTTCGCCACTAGAACAGCATCATCCAGAACAACAAACTTCACCTTTCCAGTAACTTTGTATGTGGCTGCATTCAAGCTGAATACATTCTCCATTTCTCCGACGACATGGCGTCCTGGAGTGGTTGGAACAAACTTGGAGGCTCCTTCGATAGAGGCATGTAGTGTCTGCATTTGATTGAAGTACAGTACTCGCAGATCGGCGACAGATGAACGCTTGTATGTAGATAGAGTATACGAAGAGGTGGAGGTTGGATCAGGGATGTGGAGAGTGGACGGCATAGATTTGTAGTCGGACAGCAGATCCTTAAGTTCAAGCATTTCATTCTCCAGGACGGATATCTCTTTGGATATCAATACGAACTCGGCGTAACTGAAGGGAACAAAGTAAGCCGATGGGCGTTGTTGAAACATTGAATACCTACTTTTTAAATACGCTCCGCTGAAGTTCGGACGATGTATCGGCAACCGCATTGCGGAGAGAAGACTGCAATGATTTCAGTTCGGCTTCGGTAGAATTCTCTAGTTTTAGTTTGAGATCTGAGGTGAGTTTAGCATCGCCTGTGTGAAGTTAAAACTAAAGTCATACATGCAGCTGGATCAAAATCGTCAGCACTAAGAAGTTTCTTGTCGTCGGTAGCGGCCTGGGCGTCATCTCTGGCACCGGTGCGGTCTCTGAcatcttcctctccttcgCGCCCTGGTATGGCAGATGTCTGACCAGCAGGGATGAGACCCATAAAAGACGGCATTGCCGGAATGCCAGAGAGTTGGGTTGGACTGGAAATGTCTGCATATCGAGTTGACATGCGCTTCTTGATCTTGTCGTCGATGCGGTTCTTGTTCCTGCCATCGCGAGGGGTAGGACCTGCGCCAGGCTTTGCAAGCTTTGTCTGTGTTCGCTGGGCCTTTCTGGGGGCCTGTGAGGGCCGGGAACGCAGGGATTCCATGGGGTTGGGTTGGAGAAGAGGAGCCCGGGAGCAACGAAAGGGAGGGCAGCGGCGTGACAGTCACAGCGGGGTGTTGGGCTGACGTCGATTGTGATTAACTAAAACAAAATAAATAGGCAGACGGTTGCTCTCTCCCGCCACCGTGCAAAGCCAGGCATGTACTCTTCCCAGCCGCAGGCATCTCCTTCCCAGCAATGGGACAATCAACAACCCCGCCACTCAGTCTCAAGAGAGTTTGCCCCAATTCCAGACCTCCCCCCTGCTCAATCCCAGTCTCTCAGCTCCTCTCGTTCCAACAGAGATCTTCCAAACGTTCCGTCCAATCTGCCAGAACCCGAGCAGGAATATTTTGATCAGTCGCCAGAGCAGGAGGATGACAACGACGACTTTTTCAACGGTGGCACAGCTAACCACAATGGCGGACTCCATCCAGCGTCATCATACAATCCCGCCGTAGGAGATTATCGTACTGCTGGGTCAGTCGCCACACAGTCTGTGCGATCCCCCTCTCCCCCTCAGGGTCCTATTCTCGACCACTCTCATCTGCGTCCTGGAAACCATGCCGCCCTTCTTTCACACGAACGAACCCTCGAGTTATACAGGGCCAATGCCAAGAAGACACAGGATCCTGATCTCCAGTTCGAATTCGCTGTATTCATGATCGATGCCTCCAAATCTATGCCCATTCCTGTCCAGACGCCTGGTAATGTTATGGAGGTAGAAAAAGCCATAGATAAACGTGAGGACCTTATTCGAGAAGCTATGGGACTCTTGAAGCGCCTCGCCGACAGAGGCCATCCACAAAGTCAATATTTTCTGGCCGATTGCTATGCAAATGGAATTGGTaccgtcaagaacaagcAAGATTTTGACCGCGCATATCCCCTATTCGTCTTGGCGGCTAAACACAATGTTCCTGATGCTGCCTACCGCGCCGGTGTATGCTGTGAGAACGGTTGGGGATGCAGACGCGAGTCTCCCAAAGCATTGCAATTTTTTCGCAAAGCAGCCGCTGCCTTGCATCCAGGAGCAATGTATAGGCTCGGTATCGCAGAACTCAACGGCGAACTCGGTCTCTCAAAAAGCCCTAAGGAAGGCGTAAAATGGCTCAAGAGAAGCGCAGAAAATGCGACGGCCGAATTTCCCCATGCCCTGCACGAACTTGCTTTGCTCCATGAGCGGGGCATAGATAATGTGCTTTTTGTGGACTACGAATACTCTACGGAACTATTGGCCCAAGCTGCGGAATTGGGATATGCGCCTAGCGCATATAGGCTTGGAGAGTGCTATGAATACGGTAAAATGGGGTGTCCTCAAGACCCGGCATTGTCAATACACTATTACGTGGGTTTGTTCGATATATTGATGCACATCAACTCATGGACTTGCGCCAGAATATTGCCGCTCAGCAAAATCACCGTGATGCATGCTTTGCCCTGACGGCATGGTACCTTGTGGGCTCCCCAGGCGTGCTACCCCAATCAGACACAGAGGCATTTCTTTGGGCACAAAAAGCCGCGGATGCTGGGCTTGCGAAGGCAATGTATGCTGTCGGTTACTTTTTAGAGGTCGGCATCGGGACAACAGCCAACATGCAAGAGTAaatttcttccctttcttaTTACCTTGGGCgaaatttatttattctctATGTCCAGGGCGATTTCATATTATAAACGTGCTGCCGAGTTGGGAGACAAGCGTGCCGCTCAACGCTTGCGTGGCTCTCAAAGCCAGCCAATGCACCAACCTGGCGGACCGGGCTCGGTACTCCATCGCGGAGAAGAGTCCAATGGAAAGGGCGGGAAAGACAAGGACTGTATCATCATGTAGAGCAAGATGATTTCCTCAACCCAACCTTCGTCAAGTTTAGCGAGCCACTCCTTGGTGTATTCGtatccaccaccatcaccttCCTTTGATTATCTGCGCTATTCCGTCGCTATATTATTTCTCTTACGCGGAAGTTTCCCTCTTAATTATTCATTATCTCCGACGCATCTTAAACTATCGCATCACACCCCTCATTCCTTCATGTAATCACACTCTTGTCTGACATCGTTTCCAATGGACAAACCTTTTTGTAAAGTATTATCTTACATAGCATACCATATTATCATACATTTGAAGGCTAGTAGAAATATGTTGGGAACAAGTCTTACGCCTAGCAAAGCAACCCACTCGATCTTTCTACCTGTAGGGCACTGGCACACAACTTTCTTTTTGGGTGAAGCATGTGACCACCGTCAATAAACTGttttaaaaaaatgtatAGTACACGGCGCAGGGATTACTTACATCAGTAGTACATCGGTCGCCAAATTCCAACCCTGTCTTATTGCTCGAGTCTTTCAGTTTATTAGGAAATAAGATTTTTAAGTTCGGAAGCTCACAGACAGGGCATTCCTCCAACAATACGCAACATTATCCAAATGTTCCATGCATGTCGAAAATCTGTTTCTTTAGAGTGCATTCTTTGATATAAGATGTTCTCTATAAGCTATTACAACTGCATTAAGGTCCACTCGCGTCCACTCATAGTACAGCAGATCCTTAATTGCATTCATTCCAAGGAAGCTGCGAAGCAGGCTCTTGATCACGAAAATCGCGTCTGTTAATCCTACCAGCCTGAGTCTCCACTGGAAGCTCCCCAGTGCCAAATCAAAATAATAAGTTAAATAACTCTCGCTAACTCTGACATTTGATAAATTCTGCTACGCGAGGCTTGTCTTTAATTTATTCATCATTCGTGGTGGCTTGACGTTTTTTGTTAATTAGCATTCCCTGAGGATGAGGGTAGTAATGAAGGAATAATCCTTGAGCTCTGGTTTCATGAGGCTTCCATGTCTTATTGAAAGCTGTTCTGAGGCCCTTGTATGTATGGCATAATGATATAGGTGTATCAAAGCGCTCCATCAACAAGGACCCCTAGCTCAGTGGTAGAGCGTGAGATTCCAGCCAGTATCGCACTTCTGATTCCTCAAGGTCATCCGTTCAATCCGGGTGGGGTTCACTTTTTCGTCTGGTTATTTCCATACTATACGTTCTCGAGAATGAGGTTTTTTGAcaacgaaagaaaaaagcTGTAGAAAAAATAAGCTTCCGGGTAGTACACTCTCTTAACAGGTTCTTGTGCTTTAATTCTGAAATTCTGCAGGAGTTAGAGGTCTAGAGACCTGAGTAAGCCGACAATATATAAAAATGGCAGATCAATGGCGAACACCTTGACTTACCTGATCATGGTATGAAGATTGGTAATAGACGCTTGCTTCTGACTTACTAAATAAGGATTACATCATGTGTCCCACCGAATATAAGATGCAAGACCAATAGTGTAATTCATGGTATAACAACTATGTCATCTACACACACCGCTATCGCAACTGTTTCCAAAGGTCACTTTGATGCGATTCAGGTTCCTACCGAATTACCGGGGGATGGAGAGGTGCTCATCAAAGTCGAGTACGGCTCAATGATCGCCTTTGATACCTATGTCACCGACCGCGGATTCTACGTTCAACAGTACCCATTGGTTCTTGGATTTAGTGGAGCTGGAACTGTAGCCAAGTTGGGTGCTGGCGTACAAGGTTTGAAGATCGGCGATCGGGTATGTTTTGTTATTTCATCGCAATAGACTTTTCACTGAGATATATACGAGGTCACTGCGTTTGGCTATGGGGCCTCACGAAACAAATCTCTTCAAGAATATTCGATACAACCAGTGGAAGTGGTTGGAAAGGTCTGCTTTGTCATCTGGCTTCCCCCATGCGTTGTTTGACGGCGTCCCGTCGATTCTCTAGATCCCAGACAGCCTTTCTCTCGCCGAAGCATCAACCATCCCGGATAATTTTGTAACGGCTTTTTACACGCTGTTTAACCAACTTGGTCTGCCACACCCAGATTCTTTCCCAGCAACAGTCTCCCCACCTCTCGCTGACACTCCCATTCTTATCTATGGTGCCGGTTCCACTGCTGGGATATATGCCATCCAGCTTCTGAATTTGGCTGGATATAAACAAATTATTGCCACCGCTTCAAAGAAGCATCACGAGTACCTTCGATCTTTAGGAGCCACTCATACCTTTGACTACAACAGTCCCGCAC
Coding sequences:
- a CDS encoding Putative sterigmatocystin biosynthesis monooxygenase stcW; this encodes MNNNVKAQPAFKLGEFSIDDPRPIKVAIIGAGHSGIVAGIRFRQRVPNMDLTIYESLPAVGGTWYANRYPGLQCDIPSHAYQPTFETNTEWSAFYASGREIQQFMENMVDKYQLRPFIKLQHRLTAAHYAEKSGKWELTIKHPRKASNTKKSHNYASPVDQEWEEFHDTVDILFIAVGPLSRWTWPDIPGLENFSGTVVHSADWNIADDEASLGDKRVGVIGVGSSAIQIVAALQPKVKHLVNYVRGKTWIAAIFNKPSLDRLSQDINCPPDKFTDKDKEAFKDPKVYNEFRREIETDMNHAHPATLLGSPLEKMAREEFTASMRQKLTKKPWIADHLIPDFGVCCRRLTPGPGYLEALCEDNVTFVPSLIKNATPEGIVTVDGKFEKLDIIVCATGFETSFRLDVDIRGRNGISLNDHHNPHPRTYLSVAVDGFPNMFQALGPNASVGAGNLLLIMERQVDYAVAATLKIQRERIKSIEAKSEAVDDFDKYIDVSSCTVFGTKCRSWYKAGKTEGRVVALWPGSPIHAARALAHPRWEDFNYEYLDPSQNRLHWLGDGNTVADRDPNGDSMNTSISNKTLLLS
- a CDS encoding Exocyst complex component EXO84; this encodes MESLRSRPSQAPRKAQRTQTKLAKPGAGPTPRDGRNKNRIDDKIKKRMSTRYADISSPTQLSGIPAMPSFMGLIPAGQTSAIPGREGEEDVRDRTGARDDAQAATDDKKLLSADDFDPAAYLKLKLENSTEAELKSLQSSLRNAVADTSSELQRSVFKNYAEFVLISKEISVLENEMLELKDLLSDYKSMPSTLHIPDPTSTSSYTLSTYKRSSVADLRVLYFNQMQTLHASIEGASKFVPTTPGRHVVGEMENVFSLNAATYKVTGKVKFVVLDDAVLVAKRRRRNAGGDGGGSTVNEGKLVAERCWPLSEMLVLDTKDSPNMTNVFKIRHGKETHVYRTETPSDKKSLLAQFRQVAEELSQKRRKEREGEHERRKSLWQVTGGGGGGRSSPVPPVPDWMAELAKKGGDIPGIGTDAKEKAERDARWVGEWSDGLTVAIALKEWSKAVDLVEQGQAKAAVIPLLASKLPSLTSQLITSLLASLSLHSNRKTSVVNLITLLNRLKAGAAARNTFLEMRSQVIHSLMRKIRFEGDIETYIGELAIVYFTGIKHTADWYLASFKENEVASTFITWTKHQLESYCNIFRKQVYSKDVEPKVVQDAIQLTHAQSKKLLQEYGLDFRYLLDDLLLETPKEPLKPAAAFSFSEHRLSKEMSTASLAKQVEQPAATVLPPAPPIPTLSAAPPPINRRRTPTPLVEKAAPPPVGNSDGLYPPLPQSAALKSPNKLMTPNSASSAYSNIGSRLEGTNNGTTAPLFSSRQNAPNHPPSAMARARTPVSAVQQQQASTPVSAPTANIPNVSLASPLPRPPMSATPYRTRERSDSIKDRDNIKDRDNYGADMYRERPPRSARASPAPRSPVPPPPRSAARPGSAMGQRTPIAIPQHEGMI
- a CDS encoding Chitin synthase regulator SKT5, with translation MYSSQPQASPSQQWDNQQPRHSVSREFAPIPDLPPAQSQSLSSSRSNRDLPNVPSNLPEPEQEYFDQSPEQEDDNDDFFNGGTANHNGGLHPASSYNPAVGDYRTAGSVATQSVRSPSPPQGPILDHSHLRPGNHAALLSHERTLELYRANAKKTQDPDLQFEFAVFMIDASKSMPIPVQTPGNVMEVEKAIDKREDLIREAMGLLKRLADRGHPQSQYFLADCYANGIGTVKNKQDFDRAYPLFVLAAKHNVPDAAYRAGVCCENGWGCRRESPKALQFFRKAAAALHPGAMYRLGIAELNGELGLSKSPKEGVKWLKRSAENATAEFPHALHELALLHERGIDNVLFVDYEYSTELLAQAAELGYAPSAYRLGECYEYGKMGCPQDPALSIHYYNIAAQQNHRDACFALTAWYLVGSPGVLPQSDTEAFLWAQKAADAGLAKAMYAVGYFLEVGIGTTANMQEAISYYKRAAELGDKRAAQRLRGSQSQPMHQPGGPGSVLHRGEESNGKGGKDKDCIIM
- a CDS encoding Trans-enoyl reductase himH codes for the protein MSSTHTAIATVSKGHFDAIQVPTELPGDGEVLIKVEYGSMIAFDTYVTDRGFYVQQYPLVLGFSGAGTVAKLGAGVQGLKIGDRVTAFGYGASRNKSLQEYSIQPVEVVGKIPDSLSLAEASTIPDNFVTAFYTLFNQLGLPHPDSFPATVSPPLADTPILIYGAGSTAGIYAIQLLNLAGYKQIIATASKKHHEYLRSLGATHTFDYNSPALVEDVGKVVGGDGKVTLILDCITAESTVELLSKIASPHGKVALLLPVKQGNTVTNDKNHALWIDYTAEQSPFVKGTTVIGVKTFNYRQDEYLSKNLMPKILPSLLQSGSIKPSRVRLLDQGSLKERVEEGLELLRNNKISGEKVVVKIQP